In Mucilaginibacter celer, one DNA window encodes the following:
- a CDS encoding glycosyltransferase family 4 protein → MRYVFNSYVQIPEFNRPEAWFERTRAYAGIMEALARTNEVISIEHIDFEGRAKKNGIDYHFKRFATSWSRYLPWKLNNYIKSLKPDMVFVQSLHFPLQVIQLRLMLGPKVKIMVQNHAEKPFTGLKKLAQKLVDRYIDAYLFASRDMGLEWVTEGNISSPRKIFEVMEVSSVFYPINREEALAKTGVTGNPAFLWVGRLNDNKDPLNVTRAFLRFAEKIPGARLYMIYHTEELLDEIQSLLEIHPNKEAIRLIGKRPHTDLLYWFNSADFILSGSHYEGSGTAVCEAMSCGCVPLVTDIQSFRMITNNGECGMLYEAGNEQALFDVLMQTGQMNLKEKRRLSLAYYQNNLSFNAIAGRIEEIAKSLKS, encoded by the coding sequence ATGAGATACGTTTTTAACAGCTACGTGCAAATTCCCGAATTTAACCGGCCCGAAGCCTGGTTTGAACGCACGCGGGCCTATGCCGGCATCATGGAAGCGCTTGCCCGTACCAATGAAGTGATCAGCATTGAGCATATCGATTTTGAAGGCCGTGCGAAAAAAAACGGCATTGACTATCATTTTAAACGCTTCGCCACAAGCTGGTCGCGGTATTTACCCTGGAAACTTAACAATTATATTAAAAGCCTTAAGCCGGATATGGTATTTGTTCAAAGCCTGCATTTTCCGTTGCAGGTTATCCAGTTGCGTTTAATGCTTGGCCCCAAGGTGAAGATCATGGTACAAAACCATGCCGAAAAACCTTTTACCGGCTTAAAAAAGCTTGCCCAAAAACTGGTAGACAGGTATATTGACGCTTATCTTTTTGCCTCGCGCGATATGGGGCTGGAATGGGTTACGGAGGGCAATATATCCTCGCCCCGGAAAATTTTTGAGGTGATGGAAGTATCGTCGGTATTTTATCCCATTAACCGGGAAGAAGCGCTGGCTAAAACGGGAGTAACCGGCAACCCGGCGTTTTTATGGGTCGGTCGGCTTAATGATAATAAAGACCCCTTAAATGTGACCAGGGCTTTTTTGAGATTTGCCGAAAAAATACCCGGTGCAAGGCTTTATATGATCTATCATACTGAAGAGTTACTTGACGAAATCCAATCACTACTTGAAATCCATCCTAACAAGGAAGCAATCCGGCTCATAGGCAAAAGGCCGCATACCGATCTGCTTTACTGGTTTAACAGCGCTGATTTTATCCTGTCGGGTTCGCATTATGAAGGCAGCGGCACGGCGGTTTGCGAGGCTATGTCCTGCGGGTGTGTGCCTTTGGTTACCGATATCCAGTCGTTCCGGATGATTACCAATAATGGTGAATGCGGAATGCTGTATGAGGCAGGTAATGAGCAGGCTTTGTTTGATGTGCTTATGCAAACCGGGCAAATGAATTTAAAGGAAAAGCGGAGGTTGTCTTTAGCATATTATCAAAATAACTTATCGTTTAACGCTATTGCGGGGCGGATTGAGGAAATTGCAAAAAGCCTCAAAAGTTAA
- a CDS encoding amidohydrolase family protein: MVLNNVLIPGTDGAVNIRLNNGLVETVAPAPMDDSNQITFVDALAFPGLINSHDHLDFNLFPQLGIKIYQNYTQWGNYIHEVYADEIASVLKIPIGLREKWGVYKNLLCGVTTVVNHGEKPVIDNALIDIIDRYQSIHSVQFDKNWKKRLNNPMKMGQPAVIHIGEGTDDIAHNEISELIKWNMLGRKLIGIHGVAMDVKQAKHFKALVWCPESNYYLLNKTAPIDELKKQTTILFGTDSTLTGHWDVWQHIRLARKTALLSGDELYQSLTIAAAKTWKLNKGQIAAGLDADIVVAKAKRKTGLTAFYNITPDDILLVIQGGEIRLFDESLYHQLNNILTARYSKIFTGGHFKYIQGDIHQLMDEIKSYKPNANFPVPQPALPAA, translated from the coding sequence ATGGTACTGAATAATGTTTTGATACCCGGAACCGATGGCGCGGTAAACATCAGGCTGAATAACGGCCTTGTTGAAACCGTTGCGCCCGCACCTATGGACGATTCAAACCAGATCACATTTGTGGATGCACTGGCGTTTCCGGGATTGATCAACTCGCACGATCATTTAGATTTTAACCTGTTCCCGCAATTGGGTATTAAAATCTATCAAAACTATACCCAATGGGGTAATTATATCCATGAGGTTTATGCCGATGAAATAGCCTCTGTGTTGAAAATACCTATTGGGCTACGCGAAAAATGGGGAGTTTACAAAAACCTGCTATGCGGGGTTACCACCGTGGTAAACCATGGCGAAAAACCGGTTATTGATAACGCGCTGATCGATATAATCGATCGTTACCAAAGCATCCACTCGGTACAATTTGACAAAAACTGGAAAAAGCGCCTAAACAACCCGATGAAGATGGGGCAACCTGCAGTAATTCACATTGGCGAAGGAACTGATGATATAGCTCATAACGAGATCAGCGAACTGATTAAATGGAACATGCTTGGCCGGAAACTGATCGGCATTCATGGGGTGGCTATGGATGTTAAGCAGGCCAAACATTTTAAAGCGTTGGTTTGGTGCCCCGAATCAAACTATTATCTGCTTAATAAAACCGCACCGATAGATGAGTTAAAAAAGCAAACCACTATTTTGTTTGGTACCGACAGTACCCTTACCGGGCATTGGGACGTGTGGCAGCACATCAGGCTGGCCCGCAAAACCGCTTTGCTTAGCGGTGATGAGCTATACCAGTCATTAACTATTGCAGCCGCCAAAACCTGGAAACTAAATAAAGGGCAAATTGCCGCAGGTTTGGATGCTGATATTGTGGTGGCCAAAGCCAAACGTAAAACCGGCTTAACAGCGTTTTATAACATCACTCCAGATGATATTTTACTGGTGATACAGGGCGGCGAGATCCGCCTGTTTGATGAATCGCTTTATCATCAACTTAACAATATTTTAACGGCCCGGTACAGTAAAATATTTACAGGCGGCCATTTTAAATATATACAGGGCGATATTCACCAACTTATGGATGAGATAAAAAGTTATAAGCCCAACGCCAATTTTCCTGTACCTCAACCTGCACTGCCGGCCGCATGA
- a CDS encoding polysaccharide deacetylase family protein yields MSLLQKIWQRSRREATYFSGNARHALGMDTTFYSNARGSRIILYHNVCKTNPHKFNTLFIPVERFEEHLQFYKKHFNVISLTDYYAGKFSNDKYNICLTFDDGLANNYHYMLPLLNKYQIPATFFITAIRDAGFDILWNDFLSIAGKYGPVKLIYKNYACHKNRNFKYVTQTGKLLADEFRKTGFDEKAELMNYLETMVDFKANRQDDDYWLQTTSDQIRALSASPLVTIGAHGYYHNDLAGISLADACEEMRNCKTYLENITGKAVTGIAFPYGSYNADVLSAAKAAGYSQLLATDYLNPQDGTDLSMRERFTVNPFISTANQMNAIIRGHYA; encoded by the coding sequence ATGAGTTTACTGCAAAAAATATGGCAACGATCCAGGCGTGAGGCCACTTACTTTAGCGGCAACGCGCGTCATGCTTTGGGCATGGATACGACTTTTTACAGCAATGCCCGCGGCAGCAGAATTATTCTCTACCATAACGTTTGCAAAACCAACCCACATAAATTCAATACGCTTTTTATACCTGTCGAACGGTTTGAGGAGCATCTGCAATTTTATAAAAAGCATTTTAATGTAATTTCGCTAACCGATTATTACGCAGGTAAATTCAGTAACGATAAATATAATATCTGCCTAACTTTTGACGACGGCCTGGCCAACAATTATCATTACATGCTTCCTCTGCTTAACAAATATCAAATACCGGCCACATTTTTTATCACCGCTATCCGCGATGCAGGGTTTGATATTTTATGGAACGATTTTTTAAGTATTGCAGGGAAGTATGGTCCGGTAAAACTCATTTATAAAAATTACGCCTGCCATAAAAACCGAAACTTTAAATACGTTACCCAAACGGGGAAATTACTTGCAGATGAATTCAGGAAAACCGGGTTTGATGAGAAAGCGGAACTGATGAATTATCTTGAAACGATGGTTGATTTTAAAGCCAACAGACAGGATGATGATTACTGGTTACAAACAACAAGCGATCAGATCAGGGCCCTATCCGCCTCGCCGCTGGTAACCATTGGCGCTCACGGTTATTATCATAACGACCTGGCCGGTATCTCTTTGGCGGATGCTTGTGAAGAAATGCGAAACTGCAAAACCTATCTCGAAAACATAACCGGCAAAGCAGTAACCGGCATTGCTTTTCCCTATGGTTCGTACAATGCTGATGTTTTATCGGCGGCTAAAGCGGCGGGATATAGCCAACTACTGGCCACGGATTATTTGAACCCGCAGGACGGAACCGACCTAAGCATGCGTGAGCGCTTTACCGTAAACCCGTTCATATCCACAGCCAACCAAATGAACGCCATAATAAGGGGACATTATGCATAA
- a CDS encoding GNAT family N-acetyltransferase: MHNAGYRIERLTEERLPDLTRLHEAVYQKNITPDFFKRKYNTAFTGVMYVGFLAYDGNRPAAFYGVIPCFIDCKGEKVLAAQSADTMTHPNHRGKGLFIELAELTYQLCRNEGIRTLFGFPNQNSLPGFVNKLDWQIGGNMECFIIPVKTLPLQKLADKFPFLKNLYNGFVKRRLKPYLSPRNGIRNSVIDEGYAGVKRDPDYVDYKTNYTNSFTIKVDTTLVWFKINDGLFIGDIDLALNDLDKIIPQLQKIAGKLGLQKIIFQADKRTVLYMLLKNHAQPIPSFPTIIKNLGADLPVHKMAFTFADIDIF, translated from the coding sequence ATGCATAACGCAGGGTATAGAATAGAGCGTTTAACCGAAGAGCGGCTGCCCGATCTAACCAGGCTACATGAGGCCGTTTACCAAAAAAACATAACCCCCGATTTTTTTAAGCGGAAATATAATACCGCCTTTACTGGTGTTATGTACGTTGGTTTTTTGGCTTACGATGGTAACCGGCCCGCGGCGTTTTACGGGGTGATTCCTTGTTTTATAGATTGTAAGGGAGAAAAAGTATTAGCAGCCCAATCGGCAGATACCATGACTCACCCCAACCACCGCGGCAAAGGTTTGTTTATTGAGCTTGCCGAACTCACATACCAGCTTTGCCGTAACGAAGGGATCCGCACGTTGTTTGGTTTCCCCAATCAAAATTCGTTACCAGGCTTTGTGAACAAGCTGGACTGGCAGATTGGTGGCAATATGGAGTGTTTTATTATCCCCGTTAAAACGTTGCCTTTGCAAAAACTGGCTGATAAGTTCCCGTTTTTAAAAAACCTCTATAATGGCTTTGTGAAACGGCGGTTAAAGCCATATTTGTCACCTCGAAACGGCATCCGTAACTCTGTAATTGATGAAGGCTATGCCGGCGTAAAGCGCGACCCGGATTACGTGGATTATAAAACCAATTACACCAACAGTTTCACTATTAAAGTGGATACTACACTGGTTTGGTTCAAAATTAATGATGGATTGTTTATTGGCGATATCGACCTGGCTTTGAACGATCTGGATAAGATCATCCCCCAACTGCAAAAAATTGCGGGCAAACTTGGCTTACAAAAAATAATTTTCCAGGCCGATAAACGGACGGTGCTGTATATGCTGCTTAAAAATCACGCGCAACCTATCCCCTCGTTCCCGACAATTATAAAAAACCTTGGTGCGGATCTGCCGGTTCACAAAATGGCTTTCACTTTTGCCGATATTGATATTTTTTAA
- a CDS encoding B12-binding domain-containing radical SAM protein — protein MNKILLFNPRSANNKYRIPNSILNIAASVEGKYDWVIVDGNCELDPMVKIDSYLRTGEFKYFGFTVMPGPQLRQAIIAAKKIKELYPNTKMIWGGYFPSNQPNAVLYSGYVDFIINGPGDHAFPLLIDALENGTPYEFIRNLIYKAEDGKIIKTAKEDLIEQDSLPALPYDKLNTFYPITKFLGKTYLGEKTMAYHSSIGCPFTCSFCAVVPIYEARWKAKSAQNVYNDVKYIKDKWGADAIEFHDNNFFVSEKRAVEFANLIKPENMTWWGMARIDTMSKFKDSSLAAIRESGCKIIFFGAESGNNSILEQMDKGGTQTGDQIIEFAERLKKFDIIPEYSFVLGTPAPTPEQVQSQIDFEIDFIKKVKAVNPKTEIVIYTYSPVPTEGSELYKQVIKSGFRFPETLEDWISPAWESFDLRKNPLTPWLTPEMIDKIRNFETVLNGVYPTVTDIRLNMIKRAAIKLIATMRYKASMYQYPYEIKLLQKVWRYRQPEIQGF, from the coding sequence ATGAACAAAATACTATTATTCAACCCGCGGAGCGCCAATAACAAATACCGGATCCCAAATTCGATATTGAATATCGCGGCTTCGGTTGAGGGTAAATACGATTGGGTAATTGTGGATGGCAATTGCGAGCTGGACCCGATGGTGAAAATAGATAGTTATTTACGTACGGGCGAGTTCAAATATTTCGGCTTTACGGTAATGCCTGGTCCGCAGTTAAGGCAGGCCATTATTGCGGCCAAAAAAATCAAGGAGTTATATCCCAATACCAAAATGATTTGGGGCGGGTATTTTCCATCGAATCAACCTAACGCTGTATTGTATTCCGGCTATGTTGATTTCATTATAAACGGCCCCGGCGATCATGCTTTCCCGTTGCTGATAGATGCTTTGGAAAACGGTACGCCTTACGAGTTTATCCGTAACCTGATCTATAAAGCCGAGGACGGCAAGATCATCAAAACCGCGAAGGAAGACCTGATTGAGCAGGATTCCTTACCGGCATTGCCCTATGATAAGCTGAACACGTTTTATCCCATTACCAAATTTTTAGGCAAAACTTACCTCGGCGAAAAAACAATGGCCTATCACTCCAGTATCGGTTGCCCGTTCACTTGTTCGTTTTGCGCGGTGGTACCTATTTATGAGGCCCGGTGGAAAGCCAAATCGGCACAAAACGTTTATAACGATGTAAAATACATTAAAGATAAATGGGGTGCCGATGCCATCGAGTTTCACGATAATAACTTTTTTGTATCCGAAAAACGCGCGGTTGAATTTGCCAACCTCATCAAACCTGAAAACATGACCTGGTGGGGCATGGCCCGTATCGATACCATGTCGAAGTTTAAAGATTCGTCGCTGGCCGCCATTCGTGAGTCGGGTTGCAAGATCATCTTTTTTGGAGCCGAGAGCGGCAATAACTCCATTTTAGAGCAGATGGACAAAGGCGGCACCCAAACCGGCGATCAGATCATCGAGTTTGCCGAGCGCCTTAAAAAGTTTGACATCATTCCCGAATACTCGTTTGTATTAGGCACACCGGCACCAACGCCTGAGCAGGTACAATCGCAAATTGATTTCGAGATAGATTTTATCAAAAAGGTAAAAGCGGTTAACCCCAAAACCGAAATTGTGATATACACCTACAGCCCCGTACCAACCGAAGGCTCTGAACTGTACAAACAGGTGATCAAAAGCGGTTTCCGTTTCCCCGAAACGCTGGAAGACTGGATCAGCCCGGCATGGGAAAGTTTCGACCTGCGCAAAAATCCGCTTACCCCGTGGCTTACACCCGAGATGATAGATAAGATCAGGAATTTTGAAACCGTATTGAATGGCGTGTACCCAACGGTTACCGATATCCGCCTTAACATGATTAAACGTGCGGCCATAAAGCTGATAGCCACCATGCGCTACAAGGCCAGCATGTACCAATATCCGTATGAAATTAAACTGCTGCAAAAAGTTTGGCGCTACAGGCAGCCCGAAATACAGGGATTTTAA
- a CDS encoding DUF4251 domain-containing protein: MKLLTKMALLAAFIFVGINITNAQTKAEKKAAARAQIKEMVEAQNFIFNATFAVPLRGGSRALTSSYDLTIGKDTIVAFLPYFGRAYVAPNPGSTDGGIKLNTTKFSYTSTPKGTGWNIIIKPKDKNIADWRDVQTFNLSISQDGYGQLQVISSNRDAISFNGYIEARKK; the protein is encoded by the coding sequence ATGAAACTTTTAACCAAAATGGCCTTATTGGCTGCATTTATATTTGTTGGTATTAATATTACCAATGCGCAAACCAAAGCCGAAAAGAAAGCTGCTGCACGTGCCCAGATAAAGGAGATGGTTGAGGCGCAAAATTTTATATTCAATGCAACTTTTGCTGTCCCGCTTCGCGGAGGCAGTAGAGCGCTTACATCAAGCTATGATTTAACCATTGGTAAGGATACCATTGTTGCATTTCTGCCCTATTTTGGCCGCGCATACGTTGCTCCTAATCCCGGTAGTACCGATGGTGGTATTAAATTAAACACCACCAAATTTAGCTATACATCAACCCCGAAAGGCACCGGCTGGAACATCATCATCAAACCAAAAGATAAAAACATAGCCGACTGGCGCGATGTACAAACCTTTAATCTAAGCATTTCGCAAGATGGTTACGGCCAGCTACAGGTGATCAGCAGCAACCGCGATGCTATTTCATTTAACGGTTATATTGAAGCGAGGAAGAAATAA
- a CDS encoding class I SAM-dependent methyltransferase → MIHTVKNYIKQRLFPAAILEKNSVEAYDIWAENYDEQPGNLMLDLDEILFPRLVNSAIISGKQVADIGCGTGRHWSKLIALNPARLTGFDTSGGMLARLQQKFPEADTYQITEDTFTGIVDDSFDTIVSTLTVAHIPDIKTALQAWMRILKPGGDIVITDFHPQTLANGGKRTFKHGRDFIAVENFVHPVSLIKNLLLENGFTLVAEEEIKIDESMKHYYADKNALHVYEKYKGYPIIYGLHLKRGDGTE, encoded by the coding sequence GTGATCCATACCGTTAAAAACTATATCAAACAACGTTTATTCCCAGCCGCCATATTGGAGAAAAATTCGGTTGAAGCCTATGACATTTGGGCCGAAAACTACGATGAGCAACCCGGCAACCTGATGCTTGACCTGGATGAGATCCTTTTCCCCCGCCTGGTAAACAGCGCCATTATCAGCGGCAAGCAGGTTGCCGATATAGGCTGCGGCACCGGAAGGCACTGGAGTAAACTAATTGCTTTAAACCCGGCGCGTTTAACAGGTTTTGATACCTCGGGCGGGATGCTGGCCCGGTTACAGCAAAAATTTCCGGAGGCAGATACTTACCAGATTACAGAGGATACATTTACAGGTATTGTCGATGACAGTTTCGATACCATCGTATCCACGCTTACCGTGGCACACATTCCCGATATAAAAACGGCATTGCAAGCCTGGATGCGCATCCTGAAACCCGGCGGAGATATTGTAATAACCGATTTCCACCCGCAAACACTGGCTAACGGCGGCAAACGTACTTTTAAGCACGGGCGCGATTTTATAGCGGTCGAGAATTTTGTGCACCCGGTTAGCCTCATCAAAAATCTACTGCTTGAAAACGGTTTCACTTTAGTTGCCGAAGAGGAAATAAAGATAGATGAAAGCATGAAGCATTATTATGCAGATAAAAACGCGCTTCATGTGTACGAAAAATACAAAGGCTACCCCATTATTTACGGGCTACATTTAAAACGCGGCGATGGTACTGAATAA